A single genomic interval of Amycolatopsis albispora harbors:
- a CDS encoding ESX secretion-associated protein EspG translates to MTVTAEAPAETVHFGLVELDLLAAHAGVPLPFPLRVPSYGRIAGEREVLFAAAGEALLVRGLADDTGPVGVAAEVVTALREHRGTLDLVLVDADRTTMIAALVYRSSVLFLRQELGSERAGVRRFHDAALAAELLKLVPEVAAPVSMPITLPAGAVEAVTRSAEEFGEQELRDLFRDHGGDPSALDSLVGLLVPLTGRGQLGATRRTGGRSGRAGAELSWLDGPKGRVRVDTAADGWLSVNPLHRTAVRAAVEELATVVRSSR, encoded by the coding sequence ATGACGGTGACCGCCGAAGCACCCGCCGAGACCGTCCACTTCGGACTGGTGGAGCTGGACCTGCTGGCCGCGCACGCGGGGGTGCCGCTGCCGTTCCCGCTGCGGGTGCCGTCCTACGGGCGGATCGCCGGGGAACGCGAGGTCCTGTTCGCCGCCGCCGGGGAGGCGCTGCTGGTGCGCGGGCTGGCCGACGACACGGGGCCGGTCGGGGTGGCGGCGGAGGTGGTCACCGCGTTGCGAGAGCACCGCGGCACGCTCGACCTGGTGCTGGTCGACGCGGACCGCACCACCATGATCGCCGCGCTGGTCTACCGGTCCTCGGTGCTGTTCCTCCGGCAGGAACTGGGCTCCGAACGGGCCGGCGTCCGGCGGTTCCACGACGCGGCGCTGGCCGCCGAACTGCTCAAGCTGGTGCCGGAGGTGGCGGCGCCGGTGTCCATGCCGATCACGCTGCCCGCCGGTGCGGTCGAGGCGGTGACCCGGTCGGCGGAGGAGTTCGGCGAGCAGGAGCTGCGGGACCTCTTCCGCGACCACGGCGGTGACCCGTCCGCACTGGACAGCCTGGTCGGCCTGCTGGTGCCGCTGACCGGGCGCGGGCAGCTCGGCGCCACCCGGCGCACCGGCGGGCGCAGCGGGCGGGCCGGGGCCGAACTGTCCTGGTTGGACGGTCCGAAAGGGAGGGTCAGGGTGGACACGGCGGCCGACGGCTGGCTGAGCGTGAACCCGCTGCACCGCACGGCCGTGCGCGCCGCGGTCGAAGAACTGGCCACCGTGGTGAGGAGTTCGCGATGA
- a CDS encoding YbaB/EbfC family nucleoid-associated protein, with product MSEGIDATAKEVRSNLSQVGGSATSPRGEVSVSVGAGGALEDLRLTAAARSLEADQLARLIMTTARQAQREATGQVLEIMTEYTGEGPALELIRERLAATGDSTVRAEPPAEDDDYYFSSPPGISR from the coding sequence ATGAGCGAAGGGATCGACGCCACGGCGAAGGAGGTCCGGTCGAACCTGAGCCAGGTCGGCGGCAGCGCGACCTCACCGCGGGGTGAGGTGTCGGTTTCGGTCGGGGCGGGCGGCGCGCTGGAGGACCTCCGGCTGACCGCCGCCGCCCGCTCGCTCGAAGCCGACCAGCTCGCGCGGCTGATCATGACCACCGCGCGGCAGGCGCAGCGGGAGGCCACCGGGCAGGTGCTCGAGATCATGACCGAGTACACCGGCGAGGGCCCGGCGCTGGAGCTGATCCGGGAGCGGCTGGCGGCCACCGGCGATTCCACCGTTCGCGCTGAGCCTCCCGCGGAAGACGACGATTACTACTTCTCGAGCCCGCCGGGGATCTCCCGCTGA